CACCCCCCGCAAGAGCGCCACTGAAAACTCGCCAATCACAATACAGCGTACTCAGAGCCTTCATTTGCATACATCCTCTATAAGTCCCGAGTCGCTTCCGGTAGCCTCGGTCCTGCTGTTGTTGTGTTAGCGTTCCTGCTCCTCTCCTTCGCTCGTGCGTTCCGCTATGCCTGAGCCGGCCAAGTCCGCTCCCGCGCCCAAGAAGGGTTCCAAGAAAGCGGTCACCAAAGCCCAGAAGAAGGATGGCAAGAAGCGCAAGCGCAGTCGAAAGGAGAGCTATTCCATCTACGTGTACAAGGTGCTCAAGCAGGTGCACCCCGACACGGGCATCTCGTCCAAGGCCATGGGCATCATGAACTCCTTCGTCAACGACATCTTCGAGCGCATCGCCGGCGAGGCCTCCCGCCTGGCGCATTACAACAAGCGCTCCACCATCACGTCCCGGGAGATCCAGACGGCCGTGCGCCTCCTGCTGCCCGGCGAGCTCGCCAAGCACGCCGTGTCCGAGGGCACCAAGGCCGTCACCAAGTACACCAGCTCCAAGTGAGCTCCTCCTGGGACGCGGCGCTCGCACGAGTCGCCGGCCGCTTGACCCccaaaggctcttttcagagccacCTACCTTGTCAGCGAAAGAGCTTGCGTCACTTGCCTTACTCCGATGTCTCTGTCCCGCTTTCATTCCCCGTGCCACCTACCCGTTTCCCAGCGAACACGTTGCCTTTGAAGGGCGACGGGTAAGGTACCCAGAAAACAGAAGGCCAGTTTTCTGTGGCTTGCCGGAGAACTACCTGGAAGGGCGTGTTCGTTCGCATCCAAGTGAACTGCCTCCGCGGCAAAAGCGTCTAACGGTGCCTGGTCCTCCATGTGTTGAAGGCCATCTACCGAGGAACATCGGGCGGGGAAGCGGGGTTGGCTCTGTGGCATTTAGGTCAGGCCAGTGCTTTGTAACGCGTTCTTTCGTGGGCTCTGGAAGCCTTGTTACGAAGCGTTACTGTAAAACTGCAGCAAAGCAATACTCGAGGCCACGCCTCAGCACCCATAGCAAACTTTTCCGGTGTGCCTGGGTACCTTGATTCCGCGGTCCAAGTAAGTTTTAGTCACACACTCCTCCTGTCTCAGTCTCGCATTCCTTTCAGGCTCGCAGAATCAATACATACTATTGCTCTGCTTAGAGAAGTCAACCACTGTCAGATTAAGGTAATAGAAAGGCTACTGcttaaagtcttttttgttttttcactcgGTCCTTGATACCTACACAGTTCCCCACAGGTGTAGTTTTTTGCTGCCGTAACACAATCTGGATTAGGAAGACAGGAGGAAAGGGGATTTCACGAACCTGTGCCAGCTTCTCGTAAAACGTCCTCCAGAGACCTCAAACAGCAGTTTTTAATCTTAACACCTCTCGGCCTTAAAAAACATTTGTCCCTTGCCCGGAACAGTTCATCCTCTCTGCAAAAATAGAGGAGGCACTAGACATTCGAGAGTCATACCGAGGCCCTCTCCGTTTTGGAGACTAGATGGCTCCAAAGAAGTGTTTCCTAAGAACGGCTCAAAGGCAATTAGACCCTGAACCAGTCAACGTATGGATGAAAACCCCACGGACAGCCACTTGAACCCACATCACTGGGGCACTGGTGGTGAGAGGCAAGGGTGACGGACCTACGGAACACACACCGGGTGACTCACGGTCGGTAATCACTGACGTGTCGCTTTTGCAGTTGCCGTATTCCTGGGTAGGATCCTCATCACGGTTTTGAGTCACGACCCCAGACATTTTCTCGCCTTTTTCCCTAACTGTCCTTTCCCAGAATTGTTTGTAACGCTACGTACAAAACTAGCTGCATTCCCCCTTTATTCCTTCATTAACTCCGGGCACCAAATATGGTACTTTACATTTGTACCCTCATTAGAGTTCAAGAACATTTTAAAGAGGTCAAATGAGAACAGAAGGTAAAGCGCAGAAGAAAGCCATAAAACTGAAActccctaccaaaaaaaaaaaaaaaaaaaaaagttaagcacACTGCAGCGAGGTCCTAGCTCATCCCCTTGCTTTggctcttgtttgtttgtttcttacgTACCTACATAAAACCCCAAATATTATCTTCCGGCATGATTTCTCTTACTTCCTGTCTACTCCACTCAATCAAATACAGGTAACTTATTTCCTAGTCGTTGTACTAAACCTGTCCCTTCTTTCCGAGGCTTTGTCCCGGGCCCCAGGGAACGCCTCCCTGCTTCTGCACATGCCTTGCTCGGATCTATCGCCGGATGAGGCCCACGGCCGGAACTTAAGAAGTTCAGGAAGAGCATGGAGATGGGCGAGGAGGAAGGGGGGCAGAGCGAATAGGGGAGAGATTGAGTTTACAGAGTAggaatataacaaaaaataaaaatgaagatagaaacAACCAACCCCGCCCCCTACGCACACAGTTTAGGAAACTGTGTGAACAACCGAATATGCCGCGGAGGAAGTAGTCAATATTTGGTTCTGAGGACTCTCAAATATATGAGTAGGAAAGCAGAAAACGGCTCATCTTGAACTGACGGTGCAGAACGTGACTCGATGTAACTAAATTACCCACCAATCAATAGGTCCGTTTAGCACCGACATTTACACTTACACGTTTCCAAGCAAAACTGACACCTTGTTCTGTCTCCGGGATGAGTATTTTGGGCACATCGCTTCCCGCAACAAgggagagatttttttaaaaaccacactcTGCACcctgagagaaataaaacacGCCGGGGATATAGcagtaaaaagaacagaaaaggtcCCCGTCCACATAAAGCTACGTCCTAGTAGACAGATGGACGCTGAAATAAGCAAACGAAAGAAATGTGGAACAGAATGACATTAAGGGGGTGATGTGCGCTATGATGGAAAGCAGACTGTGGAGTGCAATGTGGATGACAGGTCTGATCGGTTAATAGTTGAGCAGAGGCCCGATTAAAGTAAGATAGTGAGCCATaggagagcttggagaagagtattccaaaaaaataaaataaagccagcaAGCGCAAAGGCCCTGCCTGAGGCAGGCAAAAGTTCGGGGGAGTTCAGGGAATATGCAAGTCTACTGTGGCTAAAGCACAGTGAGCAAAGGAAAGATTCGCAGAGAGATGACGTCAGAGCGGTTGCCGATCACGTAGGCCATCGAAGGACCTCATAGGCCATTCATTGCAAAGATTTTAGCTTTTATTCGTGATAACTTGGAGTGCCTTTGGAGAGTTTGGTTGGAGTAATGACATGACTCGACTTATGTTTTCTAAAGCTCACCCAAGatgctgtgttaaaaaaaaacacactaggAGAGCAAGAGTACAGGCGGGAAACCTATCAAAGAGGCTACAGTAACAGCATTtcaaaagagagagagctgaTAGCAGTGGAGACGGTGAGAAGGCGCCAAGCCTGGGAAAGCCTGGGAAATTGATCGGTCCATTTTGGAAAGGCCCCTGGTCCGTCCCAAAGTCAATCTAAATTCAatctaatataatcccagggacACAAGAagcgttctctctctctctctctctctctctctctctctctctctctctctctctctcccccccctccccccctgtTACACGCTAACCCCCATGCTGTCACACGTTCTCTCTCCATAGCCGTGTGCACCGGCAGCCACGGGGACTCGGCCTTTGGAGCACCCGGGGAActagctaagctacctggatagGGACGGAGACTGTTTGCTTAGCAGCCGCCTGCGGGCTCCAAAGGGCTAAGCTTTAATGTGAGGCGAAAGCTCTAAACGCTGCCTTTTGCCTTGGCCTTGCTGACGACACGGTTGGACTTCTTACGTGGCGGGACACTGAAAACCCAGGGGCCAGTGGAGATGGTGAGAGGTATTCAAGATACGTTTTAAATTAACTGAATGTAGATCACGAAGTATCGAGGGCTGATTGCAAGTGTTTGGACTGAGCACTTCGAAACAGCTGCCCTTTACTGCTATGTAAAGTTGAGAAGCTTTTACACTTCAAGCGGGTATCTGCAATTGGCCCTTGGAGGGAGACATCTATTTGCACACAAACAAACCATGCCACTCCATCATCTCCCATGCATCAGCACTTGCAATGTTTTCCCTTTGATGCCCTGGAAGATCCTCATCCTCACCTTCAGTATGCCTAAATTAGTGCAATTACATAAATCACTCTTACCTCTAATGAGTTATCGAACTATAGTGAAAAGGGGTATCACTCGGAATTCTAGTTAAAGTATGATAACTCAAACATAGGagagcattttaaatataaaggagTTAAAAATCTTATATGATCATATCTTGAAATTTTATGAATTTCTAATTCTTTCAATACATTAATAGGATTAATAAAGTGAAACAAGAATTAATGCCTATGAAAGTTATTTCTGTACTAGTTTTTAAAGTCTTTGATTAgaagctgttttttgttttgtttttatttgtccttGTTATTTGTTTTGGGACTTTGGAAGCTACCAAAGTTTTGAAAAACTGACCATTTCTTCATCTAGATTGACCATTTCTTATTATTCACTGCattttatctctcttttcctttcatttacatGGACACACATTTTCTTAGCTACTTGAAAGTGATGGTTCATTTCCACGAACcaatatttggggggggggctcaaatgttggaaaaatttcaGTTTCCAACCATAGCTCATTGTGGAGTGCCCCATGCCACGGAGCTCTCCGAGCCACCGCGGATGAGAATGAGTTGTCCAGGACACCATCTGTTGTTCCAGCAGGAAAGATTCCCTTTAGTGGAGAATGTCCCAAACCCTTCTGCAAAACAGCTTTTACTGGGATTGATAAGTGCAGGAATATGCAGCATACACCCATGGCTCATCAATCAGTGTCCAAAGGCTATAGTTATGAAAAACACTTCTCCCTAAATACTTTATGTAGACTGTCTCTGAAAAATAGGGGCATTCTCCTATATAAAACAATACTGTTATTCCATCGAACAAATTTAAGATTGACTCAATAATATTAATATGCAATTCATAGTCAAATTTCTCCGATTTTATTgcgctggccaaaaagttcatttgtagttttctgtacgatggctgtagtagtacttagttgtctttcattttattcaaaacaaatttgttagattctattgtgacagctgtcatatcagcatggaTTAAAATGTATGATCAGaattggtgaatatttgtgtagcgattttaatatgaaagatgaaagaaaacacacaacattttcagcatattagctttcattttttcaagaaaggtagaaacacaactgaaacgcaaaaaaacaATGTGTAGAGTAGGGAGAAGGTATTGTGGCTGaccgtgtcaaaagtggtttgagaaatGTTGCGCTGGAAATTTCTTGCTGGACGTTACATTCCATGGTCAGGTACACCAGTTGTTGGTTACAGTAACTTgagacattgaaaataataatttgaaaaataggaaTCACAGATTTAGGCATTTTGATGTGGACATATTTGGATACATATAGGCACATAGAGTTTATCAGAGCTGTTGATTATATTATGGGTTGACTTGTGTTCCTCCCACAATATATGATGGAAATCAAACTTCGCAGTGCCTTATACTGTGGCCTTGTTTGCAGATAAGAGTTTGGCACATGTAATCGACTTAAAATAGGACATCAGGGTGGGCTAAaattcaatatgactggtgtcttcATCAGAAGATGCAGAAACATACAGGAGGAACCTGTGATAGGAGTTGGAGTTTATGCTGTCAGAGCCAAAAAGTACCAGGGGCTACCAGCAGCTTAAAAGTAAGTTAAGGATCCTTTCCTAAAAGGTTTTAGGAGGGGCCTTTGGAGGCACCGGACCCTGCCAGCAcctcaggaggcaaccaatcaatgtctctcacacaatcaatgtttctctctccctctcttcctctctctctgaaatcaataaacacatccttgggtggaggatttttaaaaatgtatatatcagACAAATTAGCTTAAGTAGATGTCCAAAGGAAAAAGGGAACTCTGAGGTTAGCTAACTCCAAGAGTGGCTTCCCTCATTGCCATATCAGCTGTGTTCTCCTTTCAGTGTCCATAGACATTCTTGCCTTCGCACCCACAGACTAGTCCAACCTGCTGCTACTTCTTGACAGCAAAGAAATTTTTC
The sequence above is drawn from the Desmodus rotundus isolate HL8 unplaced genomic scaffold, HLdesRot8A.1 manual_scaffold_559, whole genome shotgun sequence genome and encodes:
- the LOC128780147 gene encoding histone H2B type 2-E, which encodes MPEPAKSAPAPKKGSKKAVTKAQKKDGKKRKRSRKESYSIYVYKVLKQVHPDTGISSKAMGIMNSFVNDIFERIAGEASRLAHYNKRSTITSREIQTAVRLLLPGELAKHAVSEGTKAVTKYTSSK